In one Haloplanus salinus genomic region, the following are encoded:
- a CDS encoding helix-turn-helix domain-containing protein yields the protein MADTDTDAPDIEELVGVEEPGFRHVLACVFGIQDHESRTYLVLLDNPGSTVAELAEDLDRDRSNVNRSLTTLLEKGLVDRERRLLDPGGYVYQYTATPLPEAKELMHRTLDTWVEQVHEAIDGFGGA from the coding sequence ATGGCAGACACCGACACCGACGCGCCCGACATCGAGGAGCTCGTCGGCGTCGAGGAACCGGGGTTTCGGCACGTTCTCGCCTGTGTCTTCGGGATTCAAGACCACGAGAGCCGGACGTACCTCGTCCTCCTCGACAACCCCGGCAGTACGGTCGCCGAACTCGCCGAGGACCTCGACCGCGACCGAAGCAACGTCAACAGATCGCTGACGACGCTCTTAGAGAAGGGGCTGGTCGACCGGGAGCGACGCCTCCTCGACCCCGGTGGCTACGTGTATCAGTACACCGCGACGCCGCTCCCCGAGGCGAAGGAGCTGATGCACCGCACCCTCGACACCTGGGTCGAGCAGGTCCACGAGGCCATCGACGGCTTCGGTGGAGCGTGA
- the thrC gene encoding threonine synthase, producing MSTSLDLAAPAPAAPAVADDGVWLACIACGETFAPFETIRYTCDHCDGLLEVRYADPPTFGDFEGRGVWRYADALPFEEGVSLPEGDTPLHHVPRLETEVGVERLRIKHEGMNPTGAFKDRGMTVGVRVAQELGVGRLACASTGNTSAALAAYGARGGMETLVLLPAGKVASGKIAQAALHDARILEVDGNFDDCLDIVQELAMAGEVYLLNSLNPFRLEGQKTIGLEILETFMTDHGTYPDRIVLPVGNAGNTAALYKCFRELVQSGALAPVDVPKLTGVQAEGAAPMVEAVEEGNDEIRRWPDVETIATAIRIGNPVNAPKALPGIRETGGTAISVSDEEITDAQRALAGEGVGVEPASAASVAGLRKLRDRGIVGADEQVVCLTTGHLLKDPDAAFEAGNDPEPVPNDAEAVLDHIGE from the coding sequence ATGAGTACCAGCCTCGACCTGGCTGCCCCGGCTCCTGCGGCGCCGGCGGTCGCCGACGACGGCGTCTGGCTCGCGTGCATCGCCTGCGGTGAGACGTTCGCCCCGTTCGAGACGATCCGCTACACCTGTGACCACTGCGACGGCCTGCTGGAAGTCCGCTACGCCGACCCGCCGACCTTCGGCGACTTCGAGGGTCGCGGCGTCTGGCGCTACGCCGACGCCCTCCCCTTCGAGGAAGGCGTCTCGCTCCCCGAGGGCGACACGCCGCTCCACCACGTCCCCCGGCTGGAAACGGAGGTGGGCGTCGAACGCCTCCGGATCAAACACGAGGGGATGAACCCGACCGGGGCGTTCAAGGATCGCGGCATGACCGTCGGCGTTCGCGTCGCCCAAGAACTCGGCGTCGGCCGCCTCGCCTGCGCCTCGACGGGTAACACGAGCGCCGCGCTCGCGGCCTACGGCGCCCGCGGTGGGATGGAGACGCTCGTCCTCCTGCCCGCCGGGAAAGTGGCGTCGGGCAAGATCGCCCAGGCCGCCCTCCACGACGCTCGTATCCTCGAAGTCGACGGGAACTTCGACGACTGTCTCGACATCGTCCAGGAACTCGCCATGGCCGGCGAGGTGTACCTGCTCAACTCGCTGAACCCCTTCCGACTGGAGGGCCAGAAGACGATCGGCTTGGAGATTCTGGAGACGTTCATGACCGATCACGGGACGTATCCGGACCGCATCGTCCTCCCCGTCGGCAACGCGGGCAACACCGCGGCGCTCTACAAATGTTTCCGCGAACTCGTCCAGAGCGGGGCCCTCGCTCCCGTCGACGTGCCGAAACTCACCGGCGTGCAGGCCGAAGGCGCGGCGCCGATGGTCGAGGCGGTCGAGGAGGGTAACGACGAGATTCGGCGGTGGCCCGACGTCGAGACCATCGCCACCGCCATCCGCATCGGCAACCCGGTGAACGCGCCGAAGGCCCTGCCGGGCATCCGGGAGACCGGCGGCACCGCCATCTCCGTCTCCGACGAGGAGATCACCGACGCACAGCGTGCGCTCGCGGGCGAGGGCGTCGGCGTCGAACCCGCTTCCGCCGCGTCCGTCGCCGGCCTCCGAAAACTCCGCGACCGGGGCATCGTCGGCGCCGACGAACAGGTGGTCTGTCTCACGACGGGTCACCTGCTGAAAGACCCCGACGCCGCCTTCGAAGCCGGCAACGATCCCGAACCCGTCCCGAACGACGCCGAGGCAGTGCTGGACCACATCGGGGAGTAG
- the serA gene encoding phosphoglycerate dehydrogenase, with protein MKVLVTDPVADAGLNRLREAGYEVETAYDVEGDALLDAVSDANALVVRSGTDVTEAVFEAAPDLVIVGRAGIGVDNIDIDAATDHGVVVANAPEGNVRAAAEHTVAMAFATARSIPQAHVRLRAGEWAKSDYLGTELNGKALGVVGLGRVGQEVARRLGSLGMDLVAFDPYISEERAEQLGAELVDFETCLERADFLTVHTPLTPETEGMIAEDELATMEGGYLVNCARGGVVDETALAAAVEDGTLAGAAVDVFADEPVGPDNPLLAVEDIVVTPHLGASTEAAQEYVATSIADQIVAAFDDEPVANALNAPSIDESAFPRVQPYIDLAETAGKVAAQMFDGRISEVRVRYEGDIADEDVEFVTASALKGVFEPLEWQVNAVNAPKIADERGIEVTEEKTRQSEDFQSLVTVTVGDGEDEIGACGTLFAGDDPRIVRLDGYRVDAVPHGQMLVVRNYDRPGVLGLIGTVLGDNDINIAGMFNGRETLGGEAVTVYNLDEAVPDAVVEEIRADERIIDVKGITLGNGEGEDYGSE; from the coding sequence ATGAAGGTACTCGTCACGGACCCGGTCGCAGACGCGGGGCTCAACCGCCTCCGCGAGGCAGGCTACGAGGTGGAGACGGCATACGACGTGGAGGGCGACGCGCTCCTCGACGCCGTCTCCGACGCCAACGCGCTCGTAGTGCGTTCGGGGACGGACGTGACCGAGGCGGTGTTCGAGGCGGCGCCCGACCTCGTGATCGTCGGTCGTGCCGGCATCGGCGTGGACAACATCGACATCGACGCCGCCACGGACCACGGCGTCGTCGTCGCCAACGCTCCGGAGGGGAACGTCCGGGCCGCCGCGGAACACACCGTCGCCATGGCCTTCGCCACCGCCCGCTCCATCCCGCAGGCGCACGTCCGCCTCCGGGCCGGCGAGTGGGCGAAAAGCGACTACCTCGGCACGGAACTCAACGGCAAGGCGCTCGGCGTCGTGGGCCTCGGCCGCGTCGGGCAGGAAGTCGCCAGACGTCTCGGCTCGCTCGGCATGGACCTCGTCGCGTTCGACCCCTACATCAGCGAGGAACGGGCCGAGCAGTTGGGCGCCGAACTCGTCGACTTCGAGACGTGTCTCGAACGCGCGGACTTCCTGACGGTTCACACCCCGCTGACCCCGGAGACCGAGGGGATGATCGCCGAGGACGAACTCGCCACGATGGAGGGCGGCTACCTCGTCAACTGCGCGCGCGGCGGCGTCGTCGACGAGACGGCGCTCGCCGCGGCGGTGGAGGACGGGACGCTCGCGGGCGCCGCGGTCGACGTGTTCGCGGACGAACCCGTCGGGCCGGACAACCCCCTGCTGGCCGTCGAGGACATCGTCGTCACGCCGCATCTCGGCGCCTCGACCGAGGCCGCACAGGAATACGTCGCCACGAGCATCGCCGACCAGATCGTCGCCGCGTTCGACGACGAACCCGTCGCGAACGCCCTGAACGCCCCCTCGATCGACGAGAGCGCGTTCCCGCGCGTCCAGCCGTACATCGACCTCGCGGAGACCGCGGGGAAGGTCGCGGCCCAGATGTTCGACGGCCGCATCTCCGAGGTGCGCGTGCGCTACGAGGGCGACATCGCGGACGAGGACGTGGAGTTCGTCACCGCGAGCGCGCTCAAGGGAGTTTTCGAACCCCTGGAGTGGCAGGTCAACGCCGTCAACGCGCCGAAGATCGCGGACGAACGCGGGATCGAGGTGACCGAGGAGAAGACCCGGCAGAGCGAGGACTTCCAGAGCCTCGTCACCGTCACCGTCGGCGACGGCGAGGACGAAATCGGCGCCTGTGGCACCCTCTTCGCCGGCGACGATCCGCGGATCGTCCGCCTCGACGGCTACCGGGTCGACGCCGTCCCCCACGGCCAGATGCTCGTCGTGCGCAACTACGACCGGCCCGGCGTCCTCGGCCTGATCGGGACGGTGCTCGGGGACAACGACATCAACATCGCGGGGATGTTCAACGGCCGCGAGACGCTGGGCGGCGAGGCGGTGACCGTCTACAACCTCGACGAGGCGGTGCCCGACGCCGTGGTCGAGGAGATTCGCGCGGACGAGCGAATCATCGACGTGAAAGGGATCACCCTCGGTAACGGCGAGGGCGAGGACTACGGCAGCGAGTGA
- the serB gene encoding phosphoserine phosphatase SerB: MRLVAFDFDGTLSDSEMTVLLGEQCGVADRMAAVTERAMNDEISYADSLRERAALLDGLPLDDAANAFTQVRLREGAADLLARLNDAGHHTAILTGGFERGVSRALEREGVSVDTVVANRLPASGGHLTGGVEGPLIDGTKDEALESLADDAGVPRSRTVAVGDGANDLPMLEVAGLSVGFLPKPAVRPACDVVVASMERLGRVFEERDVLAAR, translated from the coding sequence ATGCGACTCGTCGCGTTCGACTTCGACGGTACGCTTTCGGACTCCGAGATGACGGTCCTGCTCGGCGAGCAGTGCGGCGTCGCCGACCGGATGGCCGCGGTGACCGAGCGGGCGATGAACGACGAAATCAGCTACGCCGATAGCCTCCGCGAGCGCGCGGCGTTGCTCGACGGCCTCCCCCTCGACGACGCCGCGAACGCCTTCACGCAGGTTCGCCTCCGCGAGGGGGCCGCCGACCTGCTCGCTCGCCTGAACGACGCCGGTCACCACACCGCGATTTTGACCGGTGGTTTCGAACGCGGCGTATCCCGCGCCCTCGAACGCGAGGGGGTAAGCGTCGACACCGTCGTCGCCAACCGCCTCCCCGCGAGTGGCGGCCACCTCACCGGCGGCGTCGAGGGGCCACTGATCGACGGGACGAAAGACGAGGCGCTCGAATCGCTGGCCGACGACGCGGGCGTCCCCCGCTCCCGAACCGTCGCCGTCGGCGACGGCGCCAACGACCTTCCGATGCTCGAAGTCGCCGGCCTCTCGGTCGGCTTCCTCCCCAAGCCGGCGGTACGCCCCGCATGCGACGTGGTGGTGGCGTCGATGGAGCGGCTGGGGCGCGTCTTCGAGGAGCGGGACGTGCTTGCCGCCCGATGA
- a CDS encoding asparaginase: MTVAVVSTGGTIASTEDGSGATPDLGGADLVAAVPGLDDVSLRVEEFSTIPSPHFTVGRMFGLTTLVRDLDADPAVEGVVVTQGTDVLEETAYFLDLCYDGETPVAVTGAMRNPSLASPDGPANLLAAVRTTLDPDARGRGVLVAFAGRVLPAREATKAHAQMVDTFRCPEFGPVGVVEEGSVTWRRRAQQPDPTFDPDPDRLTNDVAAVYVTADAPASHLSAHADAAAVCLAATGAGHVPEAIVDAVEDLRAADVPVIVTTRCPEGRLARGTYGFRGSERTLRRLDCLFADLNLQKTRIRAIVAHAADRLDDAFDAG; encoded by the coding sequence ATGACCGTCGCCGTCGTCTCGACCGGCGGCACCATCGCATCGACCGAGGACGGCAGCGGCGCCACTCCCGACCTCGGCGGCGCGGACCTCGTCGCCGCCGTCCCCGGCCTCGACGACGTCTCCCTCCGCGTCGAGGAGTTCTCGACGATCCCGAGCCCCCACTTCACCGTCGGGCGGATGTTCGGCCTCACGACGCTCGTCCGTGACCTCGACGCCGACCCCGCGGTCGAGGGCGTCGTCGTCACGCAGGGGACGGACGTCTTGGAGGAGACGGCGTACTTCCTCGATCTGTGCTACGACGGCGAGACGCCCGTCGCGGTCACGGGCGCGATGCGGAACCCGTCGCTCGCGAGCCCCGACGGCCCCGCCAACCTGCTCGCGGCGGTCCGGACGACGCTCGACCCCGACGCCCGCGGCCGGGGCGTCCTCGTCGCCTTCGCCGGGCGCGTCCTGCCCGCCCGCGAGGCGACGAAGGCCCACGCACAGATGGTCGATACGTTCCGGTGTCCGGAGTTCGGCCCCGTCGGCGTCGTCGAGGAGGGGTCGGTCACCTGGCGCCGACGTGCCCAGCAGCCGGACCCGACGTTCGACCCCGACCCCGACCGCCTCACGAACGACGTGGCCGCGGTGTACGTCACCGCCGACGCGCCGGCCTCGCACCTGTCGGCCCACGCCGACGCGGCGGCGGTCTGTCTCGCCGCCACGGGCGCGGGACACGTCCCCGAAGCCATCGTCGACGCCGTCGAGGACCTCCGGGCGGCGGACGTGCCGGTGATCGTCACCACCCGGTGCCCGGAGGGCCGCCTCGCCCGTGGGACGTACGGCTTCCGGGGAAGCGAGCGGACGCTCCGGCGCCTCGACTGCCTGTTTGCGGATCTGAACCTCCAGAAAACACGGATTCGGGCCATCGTCGCGCACGCCGCCGACCGACTGGACGACGCCTTCGACGCCGGGTAG
- a CDS encoding O-acetylhomoserine aminocarboxypropyltransferase/cysteine synthase family protein, which translates to MADDDQPGFYTRSLHAGQSPDPSTGARAPPIYQTTSYVFDDADDAAGQFALEKEGHIYSRLMNPTVGMLQERLAALEGGVGAAATASGMASLDLATFLLAEAGDNVVTSSALYGGTYTYFTHSVERRGITTRFVDTLDYDGYADAIDDDTAYVHLETIGNPALVTPDIERVADIAHDHGVPLFVDNTFATPYLCRPLEHGADLVWDSTTKWLHGSGSTVGGALIDGGTFDWGEYAEDYPEIGQENPAYHGVNFHETFAPAGLTYAAIARGLRDLGNTQSPFDAWVTLQKLESFPMRMERHCENAMAVAEFLDDHPDVAWVTYPGLESHETHGTAGEYLEGGYGGMIAFGLADGYEAAKGTVNNVELASLLANVGDAKTLVIHPASTTHQQLTEDEQAAAGVTPDMIRLSVGLEDVDDIVADLDRAIDAAT; encoded by the coding sequence ATGGCAGACGACGATCAGCCCGGATTCTACACGCGAAGCCTGCACGCCGGCCAGTCGCCCGACCCATCGACGGGCGCGCGCGCGCCGCCCATCTACCAGACGACGTCGTACGTCTTCGACGACGCCGACGACGCCGCCGGGCAGTTCGCCCTGGAGAAGGAGGGGCACATCTACTCGCGACTGATGAACCCCACCGTCGGCATGTTGCAGGAGCGCCTCGCCGCCCTCGAAGGCGGCGTCGGCGCCGCCGCAACGGCGTCGGGGATGGCCTCCCTCGACCTCGCGACCTTCCTCCTCGCGGAGGCGGGCGACAACGTCGTCACGTCTTCGGCGCTCTACGGGGGGACGTACACCTACTTCACCCACTCCGTCGAGCGACGGGGCATCACGACGAGGTTCGTCGACACCCTCGACTACGACGGCTACGCCGACGCCATCGACGACGACACCGCGTACGTCCATCTCGAAACCATCGGCAACCCCGCCTTGGTGACCCCCGACATCGAGCGGGTCGCGGACATCGCCCACGACCACGGAGTGCCCCTGTTCGTCGACAACACGTTCGCGACGCCGTATCTCTGTCGGCCCCTCGAGCACGGCGCGGACCTCGTGTGGGACTCGACGACCAAGTGGCTCCACGGGTCGGGGTCGACCGTCGGCGGGGCCTTGATCGACGGCGGCACCTTCGACTGGGGCGAATACGCCGAGGACTACCCCGAAATCGGGCAGGAGAATCCCGCCTACCACGGCGTCAACTTCCACGAGACGTTCGCGCCCGCGGGTCTCACATACGCGGCCATCGCCCGCGGTCTCCGCGACCTGGGCAACACCCAGTCGCCGTTCGACGCCTGGGTTACCCTCCAGAAACTGGAGTCGTTCCCGATGCGGATGGAGCGCCACTGCGAGAACGCGATGGCCGTCGCGGAGTTCCTCGACGACCACCCCGACGTCGCGTGGGTGACGTATCCCGGCCTGGAGAGCCACGAGACCCACGGGACGGCGGGCGAGTATCTGGAGGGCGGCTACGGCGGCATGATCGCCTTCGGCCTCGCCGACGGCTACGAGGCCGCGAAGGGGACGGTGAACAACGTCGAACTCGCCTCCCTGCTCGCCAACGTCGGCGACGCGAAGACGCTCGTCATCCACCCCGCCTCCACCACGCACCAGCAGTTGACCGAGGACGAACAGGCGGCCGCGGGCGTCACGCCCGACATGATCCGGCTCTCCGTCGGCCTGGAGGACGTCGACGACATCGTCGCGGACTTGGACCGAGCCATCGACGCGGCGACCTGA
- a CDS encoding ABC transporter ATP-binding protein has product MLLELEDVVSGYGDAIIVHGVDMEMADGEMVTIIGPNGAGKSTLLKTIVGVVEAREGAIVFNGTDLAGRPPEEVVEYGVCYVRQNDNIFPNLSVMENLKMGAWPAEGEDWFDFDDRLQEVYDQFPILEERADQRAGALSGGQQQMVAMGTAMILDPDLLVLDEPSAGLAPKLVEEVFEKIVDINDAGTPVLMVEQNARAALERSDRGIVLDMGENRFEGTGAELLDSEEVAELYLGTD; this is encoded by the coding sequence ATGCTACTCGAACTCGAGGACGTCGTCAGCGGCTACGGGGACGCCATCATCGTCCACGGCGTGGATATGGAGATGGCCGACGGCGAGATGGTCACGATCATCGGCCCGAACGGGGCCGGGAAGTCGACGCTCCTGAAGACCATCGTCGGCGTGGTCGAGGCCCGCGAGGGCGCTATCGTCTTCAACGGCACCGACTTGGCCGGCAGGCCACCGGAGGAAGTCGTCGAGTACGGCGTCTGTTACGTCCGCCAGAACGACAACATCTTCCCGAACCTCTCGGTGATGGAGAACCTGAAGATGGGGGCGTGGCCGGCCGAGGGCGAGGACTGGTTCGACTTCGACGACCGTCTCCAGGAGGTGTACGACCAGTTCCCCATCCTCGAAGAGCGCGCGGATCAGCGGGCCGGCGCGCTCAGCGGCGGCCAACAGCAGATGGTCGCGATGGGGACGGCGATGATACTCGATCCGGATCTGCTCGTCCTCGACGAGCCATCGGCGGGGTTGGCCCCGAAGCTCGTCGAGGAGGTGTTCGAGAAGATCGTCGACATCAACGACGCGGGAACGCCCGTGCTGATGGTCGAGCAGAACGCGCGAGCGGCGCTCGAACGGTCGGACCGTGGCATCGTCCTCGACATGGGCGAGAACCGATTCGAGGGGACCGGCGCGGAACTGCTCGACAGCGAGGAGGTCGCCGAACTCTACCTCGGCACCGACTGA
- a CDS encoding ABC transporter ATP-binding protein, protein MTLLEANGLRKTFGGIVAVDDVSFEVDRTEIVGVIGPNGAGKSTMFKLLAGFHTPDEGTVVFDGEDVTERPPNERTQRGLVRTFQIAQELTGMRVMDNMLLASQNHPGEKVLAAAAKTSGVRDFEEDARTRAEELLKFLELWDLRDEYAGNLSGGQRKLLELGRALMAEPELLLLDEPMAGVNPDLTDRLLQRIMDLRDERDMTFLVVEHDIEAIMRISDTVVGMHDGTVLSKGTPEEVQSDEQMLEAYLGGEV, encoded by the coding sequence ATGACGCTGCTCGAGGCCAACGGCCTCCGGAAGACGTTCGGCGGCATCGTCGCCGTCGACGACGTCTCCTTCGAGGTCGACCGCACGGAAATCGTCGGCGTCATCGGACCGAACGGTGCCGGCAAATCCACCATGTTCAAACTCCTCGCCGGGTTCCACACGCCCGACGAGGGGACCGTAGTGTTCGACGGCGAGGACGTGACCGAACGGCCACCCAACGAGCGAACCCAGCGGGGCCTGGTGCGGACCTTCCAGATCGCACAGGAACTCACCGGGATGCGGGTCATGGACAACATGCTGCTCGCGTCGCAGAACCACCCGGGGGAGAAGGTGCTCGCGGCGGCCGCAAAGACCAGCGGCGTCCGCGACTTCGAGGAAGACGCCCGGACCCGCGCCGAGGAGTTGCTGAAATTCCTCGAACTCTGGGACCTACGCGACGAGTACGCCGGCAACCTCTCGGGCGGACAGCGGAAGCTGCTGGAGCTTGGACGGGCGCTGATGGCCGAGCCGGAACTCCTGTTGCTCGACGAGCCGATGGCCGGCGTCAACCCCGACCTGACCGACCGCCTCCTCCAGCGTATCATGGACCTGCGCGACGAGCGCGACATGACCTTCCTCGTGGTGGAACACGACATCGAAGCGATCATGCGAATCTCCGACACCGTCGTCGGGATGCACGACGGGACGGTGCTCTCGAAAGGGACCCCGGAGGAAGTGCAGTCCGACGAGCAGATGCTCGAAGCGTACCTGGGAGGTGAGGTCTGA
- a CDS encoding branched-chain amino acid ABC transporter permease, with amino-acid sequence MVLDPQLVWNGLVVGSIIAVSALGLTLIFGILNFINIAYGDYMAAGAYVAWAVNAQIGLPIGVAIVAGVLFMSVGSVVLDKLVFQHFRTRSPITLLIVSIGVAFFIRNLLRAIWGPSGHFYDLPLEASPSFVGVRFSIEQVAIMVTSLLLLLGVYVMLRRTRVGIAMRAASDDRMLSRIRGVDTEKLVLYVWLIGGGIAGLGGIMLGLDAQIRPNMGFTALIAIFAAVILGGIGDPKGAVAGGYTIGLAQEVSVAVIPSEYKFGVGLVALIVGLLTRPDGLFGEATR; translated from the coding sequence ATGGTACTCGATCCACAACTCGTCTGGAACGGACTGGTCGTCGGAAGCATCATCGCCGTCTCGGCACTGGGGCTGACGCTCATTTTCGGCATTCTCAACTTCATCAACATCGCGTACGGCGACTACATGGCCGCCGGCGCGTACGTCGCCTGGGCGGTCAACGCACAGATCGGACTTCCGATCGGCGTCGCCATCGTCGCCGGCGTTCTCTTCATGTCCGTCGGCTCGGTGGTTCTCGACAAACTCGTCTTCCAGCACTTCCGGACCCGGAGCCCGATTACGCTGCTCATCGTCTCGATCGGCGTGGCCTTCTTCATCCGGAACCTGCTCCGCGCCATCTGGGGGCCGAGCGGACACTTCTACGACCTCCCGTTGGAGGCCAGCCCCTCGTTCGTGGGGGTTAGGTTCAGCATCGAGCAGGTCGCGATCATGGTCACCAGTCTGCTCCTGTTGCTGGGTGTCTACGTCATGCTCCGGCGGACCCGGGTCGGCATCGCGATGCGAGCGGCGTCCGACGACCGGATGCTCTCGCGCATCCGCGGCGTCGACACGGAGAAACTCGTCCTGTACGTCTGGCTGATCGGCGGTGGGATCGCCGGACTGGGCGGCATCATGCTCGGGCTCGACGCACAGATCCGCCCGAACATGGGCTTTACCGCCCTGATCGCCATCTTCGCGGCGGTCATCCTCGGCGGCATCGGTGACCCCAAGGGTGCCGTCGCCGGCGGATACACCATCGGCCTCGCACAGGAAGTGAGCGTCGCCGTCATCCCCTCGGAGTACAAGTTCGGCGTCGGACTCGTTGCACTCATCGTCGGGCTGTTGACTCGTCCGGACGGCCTGTTCGGGGAGGCGACGCGATGA
- a CDS encoding branched-chain amino acid ABC transporter permease produces MALVDLLLVVGVIAGVYSLLAIGMNMHWGDTGLLNFAHAAFFAVGAYTSAILTTPPATGSLATRVVGFDLPIVVGLAAGTAFAGVVGVLIAITSVRLEGDYLAMVTLSSAELIRLMIHNEAWLTTGAQTLKNIPRPLDGAVPVSYDLFYLVLVWGIVGVCYLLFTRLSRSPFGRVLHAIRENDDVPLALGKNTYVFKLKSFGIGAAIAGLAGGLWAHYVYAISSIMFLPSITFLIWAAVIIGGAGSYGGAILGASVIVFLRQITRFIPGDVPFGDQLSYIRLMVVGLVLILVLYYRPEGLLGDAERLQAGTSE; encoded by the coding sequence ATGGCGCTCGTAGACCTACTGCTGGTCGTCGGCGTCATCGCCGGCGTCTACTCGTTGTTAGCGATCGGTATGAACATGCACTGGGGCGATACCGGCTTGCTGAACTTCGCCCACGCGGCCTTCTTCGCGGTCGGTGCGTACACGTCCGCGATACTCACGACGCCACCGGCGACCGGCAGCCTGGCGACGCGGGTCGTCGGGTTCGACTTGCCAATCGTCGTCGGCCTCGCCGCGGGAACCGCCTTCGCCGGCGTCGTCGGCGTGTTGATCGCCATCACGAGCGTCCGCCTCGAAGGCGACTACCTCGCGATGGTGACGCTGAGCTCCGCGGAGCTCATCCGCCTGATGATCCACAACGAGGCGTGGTTGACCACCGGGGCACAGACGCTGAAGAACATCCCCCGACCGCTCGACGGCGCGGTACCGGTCAGTTACGACCTCTTCTACCTCGTCCTCGTGTGGGGGATCGTCGGCGTCTGCTACCTGCTGTTCACGCGGCTCTCACGCAGCCCGTTCGGCCGGGTGCTCCACGCCATCCGCGAGAACGACGACGTGCCGCTCGCGCTCGGGAAGAACACGTACGTCTTCAAACTGAAGTCGTTCGGCATCGGCGCAGCAATCGCCGGCCTCGCCGGCGGCCTCTGGGCGCACTACGTCTACGCCATCTCGTCGATCATGTTCCTGCCCAGCATCACCTTCCTGATCTGGGCGGCCGTCATCATCGGCGGTGCCGGGAGCTACGGCGGTGCGATCCTCGGAGCCAGCGTCATCGTCTTCCTCCGGCAGATCACGCGGTTCATCCCGGGCGACGTGCCCTTCGGCGACCAGCTCTCCTACATCCGACTGATGGTCGTCGGACTGGTGTTGATCCTCGTCCTCTACTACCGGCCGGAGGGGCTACTCGGCGACGCCGAACGGCTGCAGGCCGGCACTTCGGAGTGA